One genomic window of Actinoplanes lobatus includes the following:
- a CDS encoding DUF4190 domain-containing protein: MHNQVPSDPIQQPATPAAAPPPFPPAPPQPFPPAPGAGPQPFGGPVAPGQYPPGWSGDPFAPAPKEGTNGWAIAGLLTTFLVSGLVGAVFAVIALRKIKRQPQRGRGLAIATLIIAGLQVLFIAAIIGVLVVDERRDAAAGIDDVVVTELKAGDCIRDFDGSSAIYDLPTVACTDPHQAEIYHVYTFPEGSYPGTAQVEAESDKRCGAAFEPYLTPQTENMDIYYLYPRDAREWRQDRSISCIVVAPSGTLTAPLTK; this comes from the coding sequence GTGCACAACCAAGTTCCTTCCGACCCCATCCAGCAGCCGGCGACGCCGGCCGCTGCTCCGCCCCCCTTTCCCCCCGCGCCTCCGCAGCCCTTTCCGCCCGCCCCCGGCGCCGGACCGCAGCCGTTCGGCGGACCGGTAGCCCCCGGCCAGTACCCGCCGGGCTGGTCGGGCGACCCGTTCGCGCCGGCACCGAAGGAGGGCACCAACGGGTGGGCGATCGCCGGCCTGCTGACCACCTTCCTCGTCAGCGGCCTCGTCGGGGCCGTCTTCGCCGTCATCGCGCTGCGAAAGATCAAACGGCAGCCCCAGCGCGGCCGCGGGCTCGCCATCGCCACCCTGATCATTGCCGGACTGCAGGTCCTGTTCATCGCCGCGATCATCGGCGTCCTCGTCGTCGACGAGCGGCGGGACGCGGCAGCCGGGATCGACGACGTCGTGGTCACCGAACTGAAGGCCGGCGACTGCATCCGTGACTTCGACGGCTCATCGGCGATCTACGACCTCCCGACGGTGGCCTGCACCGATCCGCACCAGGCGGAGATCTACCACGTCTACACCTTCCCGGAGGGCTCCTACCCCGGCACGGCCCAGGTCGAGGCGGAGAGCGACAAGCGGTGCGGCGCGGCCTTCGAGCCGTACCTGACCCCGCAGACCGAGAACATGGACATCTACTACCTCTACCCGCGAGACGCCCGCGAATGGCGGCAGGACCGGAGCATCTCCTGCATCGTGGTCGCCCCGAGCGGCACCCTCACCGCCCCGCTCACCAAGTGA